In the genome of Pristis pectinata isolate sPriPec2 chromosome 10, sPriPec2.1.pri, whole genome shotgun sequence, one region contains:
- the LOC127574925 gene encoding melanocortin-2 receptor accessory protein 2-like isoform X3, protein MKPPKARCEMSEDNPAANKTTVSNSDYIWGYEYYDYEPVSFEGLKAHRYSIVIGFWVGLAVFVLFMFFVLTLLTKTGAPHQDRNLGLATKQQRVNSFAINYVTCKTDKAFCHPASEESRSLFHFYENEVGHLERQLMVKASDPGSSDVPTQEGGGRSNSIDDAVDCLGKFDIPNCVSLDQSSSLMEDDLLMCEQPVIFENKQDRLQVVHQMSD, encoded by the exons GTGTGAAATGTCTGAGGATAATCCAGCTGCAAACAAGACCACTGTCTCTAACAGTGATTATATCTGGGGCTATGAGTATTATGACTATGAGCCAGTTTCCTTTGAAGGACTGAAGGCGCACAGAT attccaTTGTGATTGGATTTTGGGTCGGCCTGGCAGTCTTTGTGCTCTTCATGTTTTTTGTGCTGACGTTACTGACCAAGACAGGAGCCCCACACCAAGA cAGGAACCTGGGCCTTGCTACAAAGCAACAAAGAGTGAACAGCTTTGCCATTAATTATGTCACATGCAAAACCGATAAAGCCTTTTGCCACCCTGCGAGTGAAGAGTCCAGGTCTCTCTTTCATTTCTATGAAAATGAGGTTGGACATTTAGAAAGACAACTGATGGTCAAAGCATCTGATCCAGGGAGCAGTGACGTTCCCACTCAAGAAGGAGGTGGAAGAAGCAACAGCATAGATGATGCTGTGGACTGTCTCGGCAAATTCGACATCCCAAACTGTGTGAGCTTGGATCAAAGCTCCTCCCTGATGGAAGATGATCTACTGATGTGCGAGCAACcagttatttttgaaaataaacaagACAGGCTGCAAGTTGTGCATCAAATGTCTGACTAG